One stretch of Nomascus leucogenys isolate Asia chromosome 7b, Asia_NLE_v1, whole genome shotgun sequence DNA includes these proteins:
- the SEPTIN3 gene encoding neuronal-specific septin-3 isoform X4, with translation MSKGLPETRTDAAMSELVPEPRPKPAVPMKPMSINSNLLGYIGIDTIIEQMRKKTMKTGFDFNIMVVVIEEGGVKMKLTVIDTPGFGDQINNENCWEPIEKYINEQYEKFLKEEVNIARKKRIPDTRVHCCLYFISPTGHSLRPLDLEFMKHLSKVVNIIPVIAKADTMTLEEKSEFKQRVRKELEVNGIEFYPQKEFDEDLEDKTENDKIRQESMPFAVVGSDKEYQVNGKRVLGRKTPWGIIEVENLNHCEFALLRDFVIRTHLQDLKEVTHNIHYETYRAKRLNDNGGLPPGEGLLGTVLPPAPATPCPTAE, from the exons ATGTCCAAAG GGCTCCCAGAGACCAGGACGGACGCAGCCATGTCAGAGCTGGTGCCTGAGCCCAGGCCTAAGCCAGCGGTGCCCATGAAGCCCATGAGCATCAACTCCAACCTGCTGGGCTACATCGGCATCGACACCATCATCGAGCAGATGCGCAAGAAGACCATGAAGACCGGTTTCGACTTCAACATCATGGTCGTTG TGATAGAGGAAGGCGGTGTCAAAATGAAGCTGACCGTCATCGACACCCCAGGCTTTGGAGACCAAATCAACAATGAAAACTG CTGGGAGCCCATTGAGAAGTACATCAATGAGCAGTACGAGAAGTTCCTGAAGGAGGAGGTGAACATCGCCAGGAAGAAACGCATCCCTGACACTCGTGTCCACTGTTGCCTTTACTTCATCTCCCCCACGGGACACTC CTTACGACCTCTGGATCTCGAGTTCATGAAACACCTCAGCAAGGTTGTGAACATCATCCCTGTCATTGCTAAGGCTGACACCATGACCCTGGAGGAGAAGTCTGAATTCAAGCAAAGG GTTCGCAAGGAGCTTGAAGTAAATGGCATTGAATTCTACCCCCAGAAGGAATTTGATGAGGATTTGGAGGATAAGACGGAGAATGACAAAATCAGG CAGGAGAGCATGCCTTTTGCTGTGGTGGGAAGTGACAAGGAGTATCAAGTGAATGGCAAGAGGGTCCTCGGTCGAAAAACTCCATGGGGGATCATCGAAG tGGAAAACCTCAACCACTGTGAGTTTGCCCTGCTTCGAGATTTTGTCATCAG GACCCACCTCCAGGACCTCAAGGAAGTGACACACAACATCCACTATGAGACTTACAGGGCCAAGCGGCTCAATGACAATGGAGGCCTCCCTCCG GGAGAAGGCCTCCTGGGCACTGTCCTTCCACCTGCGCCAGCCACCCCCTGCCCCACTGCTGAATGA
- the SEPTIN3 gene encoding neuronal-specific septin-3 isoform X1: MDHDFAPAPPEMQSHGAPGPGTSFSHSHVLGRPSRPSRLPGGGSPLTPVLRKTIHLDTFPQSHIPQTSSRLGLGARTRSVPPQEMGIALGASLSPLPTSSLVPRKLSSISLTLRQNSQARSLDRPLSHWEELPTPGKKAAPHEGGRVSSPGSPPVTLVPGGRVHSEGPGNPGLTKSSRMLATEKPLVSSYLTLPFQSRLAQSAPVLAEPGSLGQGHLVSVTDHMPTRASPGKGKPRARGIPRPRGRLQRANTAVNLTAMDTRTDAARHLATMATNRPSLAINLATPNTSGLDTGTEFPALDIKLGTARDLSSVGTVKSSKTMNLATAGTIKPGTAMNLATAGTIKPGTATNLTTVGTTKPRMVMDLIASEPDKLGKAMATRSTANPDMTTEGTAMDSATSDPVKPDTITATVGTSTLETAMALARVNRAKLGKAMNSLALDTSRMGTAVGSVVPVTPDPATGKTTLGSVNNLTISDIATCLVMPSRSTDPALDNTNAATDRATEPASLDLATEYKGKCRNLVGDGLGCRGGGGV; encoded by the coding sequence ATGGACCACGACTTTGCTCCTGCTCCTCCAGAGATGCAGTCGCATGGAGCTCCGGGCCCGGGAACCTCCTTCTCCCATAGCCATGTGCTGGGGCGCCCTAGCCGCCCCTCGAGACTCCCTGGAGGAGGGTCCCCCCTCACCCCTGTCCTCAGGAAGACCATCCATCTGGATACCTTCCCCCAAAGCCATATCCCACAGACCTCCAGCCGGCTGGGCCTTGGAGCCAGGACCCGGAGTGTGCCCCCACAGGAGATGGGCATTGCTCTGGGGGCTTCCTTGAGCCCCCTGCCCACCAGCAGCCTTGTACCCAGGAAGCTCAGCTCCATCTCCTTGACTCTCCGTCAGAACAGCCAGGCACGGTCCCTGGATCGCCCACTTTCTCACTGGGAAGAGTTGCCTACCCCAGGAAAGAAGGCTGCTCCCCATGAAGGAGGGAGGGTGTCCTCGCCAGGCTCGCCACCTGTAACCCTAGTGCCAGGGGGCAGGGTCCACTCTGAGGGCCCAGGGAACCCAGGTCTGACCAAATCCAGCAGGATGCTTGCCACGGAGAAGCCCCTGGTGAGTTCCTACCTAACCTTACCTTTCCAATCCCGGTTAGCTCAGAGTGCACCAGTCCTTGCAGAGCCAGGCTCGTTGGGCCAGGGGCACCTTGTCTCAGTGACTGACCACATGCCTACCAGAGCTTCTCCAGGAAAAGGCAAGCCCCGGGCCAGGGGGATCCCCAGACCCCGGGGGCGTCTCCAAAGGGCCAACACAGCTGTGAATTTGACTGCTATGGACACAAGGACAGACGCAGCCAGACATTTAGCCACAATGGCCACCAACAGACCTAGCTTGGCTATCAATTTAGCCACACCAAACACATCCGGACTGGACACAGGCACAGAGTTCCCTGCTCTGGATATCAAGCTGGGCACAGCCAGAGACTTGTCTTCGGTAGGGACAGTCAAGTCAAGCAAAACCATGAACTTGGCTACAGCAGGCACAATCAAGCCAGGCACAGCCATGAACTTGGCTACAGCAGGCACAATCAAGCCGGGCACAGCCACGAATCTGACTACAGTTGGGACAACCAAGCCGAGGATGGTCATGGATTTGATAGCCTCAGAACCAGACAAGCTGGGCAAAGCCATGGCTACAAGAAGCACAGCCAACCCAGATATGACCACAGAGGGCACAGCCATGGATTCAGCAACATCAGACCCAGTCAAGCCGGACACCATCACAGCTACAGTGGGCACCAGTACGTTGGAAACAGCCATGGCTTTGGCCAGAGTAAACAGAGCCAAGCTGGGCAAGGCTATGAATTCTCTTGCTTTGGACACAAGCAGGATGGGCACAGCTGTGGGTTCAGTTGTGCCAGTAACCCCAGACCCAGCCACTGGGAAGACCACACTAGGCAGTGTTAATAACCTAACCATATCAGACATTGCTACATGCCTGGTAATGCCAAGCAGATCCACAGACCCAGCCCTGGACAACACTAATGCTGCCACGGACAGAGCCACAGAGCCTGCCTCACTGGACCTGGCCACGGAATACAAAGGTAAATGCAGAAACTTAGTTGGGGATGGACTAGGCTGCCGGGGAGGGGGAGGTGTGTGA
- the SEPTIN3 gene encoding neuronal-specific septin-3 isoform X3 yields the protein MSELVPEPRPKPAVPMKPMSINSNLLGYIGIDTIIEQMRKKTMKTGFDFNIMVVGQSGLGKSTLVNTLFKSQVSRKASSWNREEKIPKTVEIKAIGHVIEEGGVKMKLTVIDTPGFGDQINNENCWEPIEKYINEQYEKFLKEEVNIARKKRIPDTRVHCCLYFISPTGHSLRPLDLEFMKHLSKVVNIIPVIAKADTMTLEEKSEFKQRVRKELEVNGIEFYPQKEFDEDLEDKTENDKIRQESMPFAVVGSDKEYQVNGKRVLGRKTPWGIIEVENLNHCEFALLRDFVIRTHLQDLKEVTHNIHYETYRAKRLNDNGGLPPGEGLLGTVLPPAPATPCPTAE from the exons ATGTCAGAGCTGGTGCCTGAGCCCAGGCCTAAGCCAGCGGTGCCCATGAAGCCCATGAGCATCAACTCCAACCTGCTGGGCTACATCGGCATCGACACCATCATCGAGCAGATGCGCAAGAAGACCATGAAGACCGGTTTCGACTTCAACATCATGGTCGTTG GCCAGAGTGGACTGGGCAAATCAACGCTGGTCAACACGCTCTTCAAATCTCAAGTGAGCCGCAAGGCCTCCAGCTGGAACCGGGAGGAGAAGATCCCCAAGACAGTGGAGATCAAAGCTATTGGGCATG TGATAGAGGAAGGCGGTGTCAAAATGAAGCTGACCGTCATCGACACCCCAGGCTTTGGAGACCAAATCAACAATGAAAACTG CTGGGAGCCCATTGAGAAGTACATCAATGAGCAGTACGAGAAGTTCCTGAAGGAGGAGGTGAACATCGCCAGGAAGAAACGCATCCCTGACACTCGTGTCCACTGTTGCCTTTACTTCATCTCCCCCACGGGACACTC CTTACGACCTCTGGATCTCGAGTTCATGAAACACCTCAGCAAGGTTGTGAACATCATCCCTGTCATTGCTAAGGCTGACACCATGACCCTGGAGGAGAAGTCTGAATTCAAGCAAAGG GTTCGCAAGGAGCTTGAAGTAAATGGCATTGAATTCTACCCCCAGAAGGAATTTGATGAGGATTTGGAGGATAAGACGGAGAATGACAAAATCAGG CAGGAGAGCATGCCTTTTGCTGTGGTGGGAAGTGACAAGGAGTATCAAGTGAATGGCAAGAGGGTCCTCGGTCGAAAAACTCCATGGGGGATCATCGAAG tGGAAAACCTCAACCACTGTGAGTTTGCCCTGCTTCGAGATTTTGTCATCAG GACCCACCTCCAGGACCTCAAGGAAGTGACACACAACATCCACTATGAGACTTACAGGGCCAAGCGGCTCAATGACAATGGAGGCCTCCCTCCG GGAGAAGGCCTCCTGGGCACTGTCCTTCCACCTGCGCCAGCCACCCCCTGCCCCACTGCTGAATGA
- the SEPTIN3 gene encoding neuronal-specific septin-3 isoform X5, with amino-acid sequence MDHDFAPAPPEMQSHGAPGPGTSFSHSHVLGRPSRPSRLPGGGSPLTPVLRKTIHLDTFPQSHIPQTSSRLGLGARTRSVPPQEMGIALGASLSPLPTSSLVPRKLSSISLTLRQNSQARSLDRPLSHWEELPTPGKKAAPHEGGRVSSPGSPPVTLVPGGRVHSEGPGNPGLTKSSRMLATEKPLVSSYLTLPFQSRLAQSAPVLAEPGSLGQGHLVSVTDHMPTRASPGKGKPRARGIPRPRGRLQRANTAVNLTAMDTRTDAARHLATMATNRPSLAINLATPNTSGLDTGTEFPALDIKLGTARDLSSVGTVKSSKTMNLATAGTIKPGTAMNLATAGTIKPGTATNLTTVGTTKPRMVMDLIASEPDKLGKAMATRSTANPDMTTEGTAMDSATSDPVKPDTITATVGTSTLETAMALARVNRAKLGKAMNSLALDTSRMGTAVGSVVPVTPDPATGKTTLGSVNNLTISDIATCLVMPSRSTDPALDNTNAATDRATEPASLDLATEYKGLPETRTDAAMSELVPEPRPKPAVPMKPMSINSNLLGYIGIDTIIEQMRKKTMKTGFDFNIMVVGQSGLGKSTLVNTLFKSQVSRKASSWNREEKIPKTVEIKAIGHVIEEGGVKMKLTVIDTPGFGDQINNENCWEPIEKYINEQYEKFLKEEVNIARKKRIPDTRVHCCLYFISPTGHSLRPLDLEFMKHLSKVVNIIPVIAKADTMTLEEKSEFKQRVRKELEVNGIEFYPQKEFDEDLEDKTENDKIRQESMPFAVVGSDKEYQVNGKRVLGRKTPWGIIEVENLNHCEFALLRDFVIRTHLQDLKEVTHNIHYETYRAKRLNDNGGLPPGEGLLGTVLPPAPATPCPTAE; translated from the exons ATGGACCACGACTTTGCTCCTGCTCCTCCAGAGATGCAGTCGCATGGAGCTCCGGGCCCGGGAACCTCCTTCTCCCATAGCCATGTGCTGGGGCGCCCTAGCCGCCCCTCGAGACTCCCTGGAGGAGGGTCCCCCCTCACCCCTGTCCTCAGGAAGACCATCCATCTGGATACCTTCCCCCAAAGCCATATCCCACAGACCTCCAGCCGGCTGGGCCTTGGAGCCAGGACCCGGAGTGTGCCCCCACAGGAGATGGGCATTGCTCTGGGGGCTTCCTTGAGCCCCCTGCCCACCAGCAGCCTTGTACCCAGGAAGCTCAGCTCCATCTCCTTGACTCTCCGTCAGAACAGCCAGGCACGGTCCCTGGATCGCCCACTTTCTCACTGGGAAGAGTTGCCTACCCCAGGAAAGAAGGCTGCTCCCCATGAAGGAGGGAGGGTGTCCTCGCCAGGCTCGCCACCTGTAACCCTAGTGCCAGGGGGCAGGGTCCACTCTGAGGGCCCAGGGAACCCAGGTCTGACCAAATCCAGCAGGATGCTTGCCACGGAGAAGCCCCTGGTGAGTTCCTACCTAACCTTACCTTTCCAATCCCGGTTAGCTCAGAGTGCACCAGTCCTTGCAGAGCCAGGCTCGTTGGGCCAGGGGCACCTTGTCTCAGTGACTGACCACATGCCTACCAGAGCTTCTCCAGGAAAAGGCAAGCCCCGGGCCAGGGGGATCCCCAGACCCCGGGGGCGTCTCCAAAGGGCCAACACAGCTGTGAATTTGACTGCTATGGACACAAGGACAGACGCAGCCAGACATTTAGCCACAATGGCCACCAACAGACCTAGCTTGGCTATCAATTTAGCCACACCAAACACATCCGGACTGGACACAGGCACAGAGTTCCCTGCTCTGGATATCAAGCTGGGCACAGCCAGAGACTTGTCTTCGGTAGGGACAGTCAAGTCAAGCAAAACCATGAACTTGGCTACAGCAGGCACAATCAAGCCAGGCACAGCCATGAACTTGGCTACAGCAGGCACAATCAAGCCGGGCACAGCCACGAATCTGACTACAGTTGGGACAACCAAGCCGAGGATGGTCATGGATTTGATAGCCTCAGAACCAGACAAGCTGGGCAAAGCCATGGCTACAAGAAGCACAGCCAACCCAGATATGACCACAGAGGGCACAGCCATGGATTCAGCAACATCAGACCCAGTCAAGCCGGACACCATCACAGCTACAGTGGGCACCAGTACGTTGGAAACAGCCATGGCTTTGGCCAGAGTAAACAGAGCCAAGCTGGGCAAGGCTATGAATTCTCTTGCTTTGGACACAAGCAGGATGGGCACAGCTGTGGGTTCAGTTGTGCCAGTAACCCCAGACCCAGCCACTGGGAAGACCACACTAGGCAGTGTTAATAACCTAACCATATCAGACATTGCTACATGCCTGGTAATGCCAAGCAGATCCACAGACCCAGCCCTGGACAACACTAATGCTGCCACGGACAGAGCCACAGAGCCTGCCTCACTGGACCTGGCCACGGAATACAAAG GGCTCCCAGAGACCAGGACGGACGCAGCCATGTCAGAGCTGGTGCCTGAGCCCAGGCCTAAGCCAGCGGTGCCCATGAAGCCCATGAGCATCAACTCCAACCTGCTGGGCTACATCGGCATCGACACCATCATCGAGCAGATGCGCAAGAAGACCATGAAGACCGGTTTCGACTTCAACATCATGGTCGTTG GCCAGAGTGGACTGGGCAAATCAACGCTGGTCAACACGCTCTTCAAATCTCAAGTGAGCCGCAAGGCCTCCAGCTGGAACCGGGAGGAGAAGATCCCCAAGACAGTGGAGATCAAAGCTATTGGGCATG TGATAGAGGAAGGCGGTGTCAAAATGAAGCTGACCGTCATCGACACCCCAGGCTTTGGAGACCAAATCAACAATGAAAACTG CTGGGAGCCCATTGAGAAGTACATCAATGAGCAGTACGAGAAGTTCCTGAAGGAGGAGGTGAACATCGCCAGGAAGAAACGCATCCCTGACACTCGTGTCCACTGTTGCCTTTACTTCATCTCCCCCACGGGACACTC CTTACGACCTCTGGATCTCGAGTTCATGAAACACCTCAGCAAGGTTGTGAACATCATCCCTGTCATTGCTAAGGCTGACACCATGACCCTGGAGGAGAAGTCTGAATTCAAGCAAAGG GTTCGCAAGGAGCTTGAAGTAAATGGCATTGAATTCTACCCCCAGAAGGAATTTGATGAGGATTTGGAGGATAAGACGGAGAATGACAAAATCAGG CAGGAGAGCATGCCTTTTGCTGTGGTGGGAAGTGACAAGGAGTATCAAGTGAATGGCAAGAGGGTCCTCGGTCGAAAAACTCCATGGGGGATCATCGAAG tGGAAAACCTCAACCACTGTGAGTTTGCCCTGCTTCGAGATTTTGTCATCAG GACCCACCTCCAGGACCTCAAGGAAGTGACACACAACATCCACTATGAGACTTACAGGGCCAAGCGGCTCAATGACAATGGAGGCCTCCCTCCG GGAGAAGGCCTCCTGGGCACTGTCCTTCCACCTGCGCCAGCCACCCCCTGCCCCACTGCTGAATGA
- the SEPTIN3 gene encoding neuronal-specific septin-3 isoform X2: MSKGLPETRTDAAMSELVPEPRPKPAVPMKPMSINSNLLGYIGIDTIIEQMRKKTMKTGFDFNIMVVGQSGLGKSTLVNTLFKSQVSRKASSWNREEKIPKTVEIKAIGHVIEEGGVKMKLTVIDTPGFGDQINNENCWEPIEKYINEQYEKFLKEEVNIARKKRIPDTRVHCCLYFISPTGHSLRPLDLEFMKHLSKVVNIIPVIAKADTMTLEEKSEFKQRVRKELEVNGIEFYPQKEFDEDLEDKTENDKIRQESMPFAVVGSDKEYQVNGKRVLGRKTPWGIIEVENLNHCEFALLRDFVIRTHLQDLKEVTHNIHYETYRAKRLNDNGGLPPGEGLLGTVLPPAPATPCPTAE, from the exons ATGTCCAAAG GGCTCCCAGAGACCAGGACGGACGCAGCCATGTCAGAGCTGGTGCCTGAGCCCAGGCCTAAGCCAGCGGTGCCCATGAAGCCCATGAGCATCAACTCCAACCTGCTGGGCTACATCGGCATCGACACCATCATCGAGCAGATGCGCAAGAAGACCATGAAGACCGGTTTCGACTTCAACATCATGGTCGTTG GCCAGAGTGGACTGGGCAAATCAACGCTGGTCAACACGCTCTTCAAATCTCAAGTGAGCCGCAAGGCCTCCAGCTGGAACCGGGAGGAGAAGATCCCCAAGACAGTGGAGATCAAAGCTATTGGGCATG TGATAGAGGAAGGCGGTGTCAAAATGAAGCTGACCGTCATCGACACCCCAGGCTTTGGAGACCAAATCAACAATGAAAACTG CTGGGAGCCCATTGAGAAGTACATCAATGAGCAGTACGAGAAGTTCCTGAAGGAGGAGGTGAACATCGCCAGGAAGAAACGCATCCCTGACACTCGTGTCCACTGTTGCCTTTACTTCATCTCCCCCACGGGACACTC CTTACGACCTCTGGATCTCGAGTTCATGAAACACCTCAGCAAGGTTGTGAACATCATCCCTGTCATTGCTAAGGCTGACACCATGACCCTGGAGGAGAAGTCTGAATTCAAGCAAAGG GTTCGCAAGGAGCTTGAAGTAAATGGCATTGAATTCTACCCCCAGAAGGAATTTGATGAGGATTTGGAGGATAAGACGGAGAATGACAAAATCAGG CAGGAGAGCATGCCTTTTGCTGTGGTGGGAAGTGACAAGGAGTATCAAGTGAATGGCAAGAGGGTCCTCGGTCGAAAAACTCCATGGGGGATCATCGAAG tGGAAAACCTCAACCACTGTGAGTTTGCCCTGCTTCGAGATTTTGTCATCAG GACCCACCTCCAGGACCTCAAGGAAGTGACACACAACATCCACTATGAGACTTACAGGGCCAAGCGGCTCAATGACAATGGAGGCCTCCCTCCG GGAGAAGGCCTCCTGGGCACTGTCCTTCCACCTGCGCCAGCCACCCCCTGCCCCACTGCTGAATGA